The following are encoded together in the Burkholderiales bacterium genome:
- a CDS encoding DedA family protein, producing the protein MELITQFIDILLHLDQHLVWLLENYGSWFYLVLFLIIFCETGLVVTPFLPGDSLLFVAGALAVANGIDVVTLVVVLMAAAFLGDNTNYWIGRFLGPRVFRGGARWLNRAHLEKTEAFYRRHGGKTILLARFFPILRTFAPFVAGIGRMSYGRFVAFSAAGAILWINSLVWAGFFFGNVPVIKDHLTLVILGIVAVSLMPGFFHFLRGRARGRAGA; encoded by the coding sequence GTGGAACTCATCACCCAGTTCATCGACATCTTGCTGCATCTGGACCAGCATCTGGTCTGGCTGCTGGAGAACTACGGCAGCTGGTTCTACCTGGTGCTGTTTCTCATCATCTTTTGCGAAACAGGCCTGGTGGTGACCCCTTTTCTGCCCGGTGATTCGCTGCTCTTCGTCGCTGGCGCCCTGGCGGTGGCCAATGGCATCGACGTAGTGACACTCGTGGTGGTGCTCATGGCGGCCGCGTTTCTGGGCGACAACACGAATTACTGGATCGGGCGCTTCCTGGGACCGCGGGTGTTTCGTGGCGGGGCGCGCTGGCTCAACCGCGCCCACCTGGAAAAAACCGAAGCCTTCTACCGGCGCCACGGCGGCAAGACCATTCTCCTTGCCCGCTTCTTCCCTATCCTGCGCACCTTCGCCCCCTTCGTCGCCGGCATCGGCCGCATGTCCTATGGGCGCTTCGTCGCCTTCAGCGCCGCCGGCGCCATCCTCTGGATCAATTCCCTGGTGTGGGCGGGTTTCTTTTTCGGCAACGTCCCCGTCATCAAAGACCACCTCACCCTGGTCATCCTGGGCATCGTCGCGGTGTCCCTCATGCCGGGCTTTTTCCATTTCCTGCGCGGCCGCGCCCGCGGCCGGGCGGGCGCGTAG